The proteins below are encoded in one region of Pontibacter deserti:
- a CDS encoding fumarate reductase/succinate dehydrogenase flavoprotein subunit, producing the protein MILDSKIPEGPLADKWEKHKFNVKLVNPANKRKYDVIVVGTGLAGASAAATLGELGYNVKAFCFQDSPRRAHSIAAQGGINAAKNYQNDGDSVFRLFYDTIKGGDYRAREANVYRLAQVSVDIIDQCVAQGVPFAREYGGLLANRSFGGAQVSRTFYARGQTGQQLLLGAYSALNRQIAYGKVKMFPRTEMLDLVMVDGKARGIVVRNLITGKIESHSAHAVVLATGGYGNVFFLSTNAMGSNATAAWRAHKKGALFANPCFTQIHPTCIPVSGDYQSKLTLMSESLRNDGRVWVPKTVEIAQKLRRGEIRVSDIAEQDRDYYLERKYPAFGNLVPRDVASRNAKLMCDEGRGVGASGLAVFLDFADAIKRDGQPAIAAKYGNLFEMYAKITDENPYESPMRIYPAVHYTMGGLWVDYNLMTNIPGLYATGECNFSDHGANRLGASALMQGLADGYFVIPYTIGDYLAQTPYDRVSTDHPAFKEAEQAVIAKNQQLLSINGTRTVDDFHKALGLLMWDYCGMARNAEGLKFAKQEIRKLRDEFWRDVKVTGVNEELNITLEKANRVADFLELGELMVEDALQRNESCGGHFREEYQTPENEALRDDENYAYVAAWEFTGVGNEPVLHKEDLKFENVKLTQRSYK; encoded by the coding sequence ATGATATTAGATTCTAAAATCCCTGAAGGGCCGTTGGCCGATAAGTGGGAAAAGCATAAATTCAATGTAAAGCTGGTGAACCCGGCTAACAAGCGTAAATATGATGTTATTGTAGTAGGTACTGGTCTTGCCGGTGCTTCTGCTGCTGCAACCCTGGGCGAGCTTGGCTATAACGTTAAAGCATTCTGCTTCCAGGATTCTCCACGCCGTGCACACTCTATTGCGGCACAGGGTGGTATCAATGCTGCTAAAAACTATCAGAACGATGGTGACTCAGTTTTCCGTCTGTTCTACGATACTATAAAAGGTGGTGATTACCGTGCCCGTGAAGCTAACGTTTACCGTTTGGCTCAGGTATCTGTAGATATCATTGACCAATGCGTGGCACAGGGTGTTCCTTTTGCCCGTGAATATGGTGGCTTGCTTGCAAACCGCTCCTTTGGTGGTGCACAGGTTTCCCGTACGTTCTATGCCCGCGGTCAAACTGGTCAGCAGCTTCTTTTAGGTGCTTACTCAGCCCTTAACCGCCAGATTGCTTATGGTAAAGTAAAGATGTTCCCTAGAACTGAAATGCTTGACCTGGTAATGGTAGATGGCAAAGCACGTGGTATTGTGGTACGTAACCTGATCACAGGTAAGATCGAATCGCACAGTGCACATGCAGTAGTATTAGCAACAGGTGGTTACGGTAACGTATTCTTCCTTTCTACTAACGCAATGGGCTCAAATGCTACGGCAGCCTGGAGAGCACACAAAAAAGGCGCGTTGTTCGCTAACCCTTGCTTCACGCAGATCCACCCTACCTGTATTCCGGTTTCAGGCGATTACCAGTCTAAGCTGACGCTGATGTCTGAGTCGCTTCGTAACGATGGCCGCGTATGGGTACCTAAAACTGTAGAAATTGCCCAGAAATTAAGAAGAGGTGAAATCCGGGTATCTGATATTGCTGAACAGGATCGTGACTACTACCTGGAGCGTAAATACCCTGCTTTCGGTAACCTTGTACCACGTGACGTGGCATCACGTAACGCCAAATTGATGTGCGACGAAGGACGTGGTGTGGGTGCCTCTGGCCTTGCAGTATTCCTCGATTTTGCTGATGCTATCAAGCGTGACGGACAGCCTGCCATTGCTGCCAAGTATGGTAACTTGTTTGAGATGTATGCGAAGATCACAGATGAGAACCCATACGAAAGCCCGATGCGTATTTACCCGGCTGTGCACTATACTATGGGTGGCCTTTGGGTAGACTATAACCTGATGACCAACATCCCTGGTTTATATGCAACTGGTGAATGTAACTTCTCTGATCACGGTGCTAACCGTCTAGGTGCATCTGCGCTGATGCAAGGTCTGGCTGATGGTTACTTCGTTATACCTTACACTATCGGTGATTACCTGGCACAAACTCCTTATGACAGAGTAAGCACAGATCACCCTGCCTTTAAAGAGGCGGAGCAGGCAGTAATTGCTAAAAATCAGCAATTGCTTTCTATAAACGGTACCCGTACTGTAGATGACTTCCACAAAGCACTTGGTTTACTGATGTGGGATTACTGCGGTATGGCCCGTAACGCAGAAGGCCTGAAGTTTGCTAAACAGGAGATCCGTAAGCTGCGCGATGAGTTCTGGAGAGATGTTAAAGTAACTGGTGTAAACGAGGAGCTGAACATTACGCTTGAGAAAGCTAACCGTGTTGCCGACTTCCTGGAACTTGGTGAACTGATGGTAGAAGACGCGTTGCAAAGAAACGAATCTTGTGGTGGTCACTTCCGTGAAGAATACCAGACACCTGAGAACGAAGCTCTACGCGACGATGAGAACTATGCTTATGTAGCTGCCTGGGAGTTTACAGGTGTTGGCAATGAGCCGGTGCTGCATAAGGAAGACCTCAAGTTCGAGAACGTGAAGCTAACACAGCGTAGCTATAAATAA
- a CDS encoding succinate dehydrogenase cytochrome b subunit, with product MNWFTKTFSSTVGRKIIMSITGLFLCSFLVVHLIGNLQLFKDDGGLAFNVYSEFMGHNPVIRTMEIVLLLGFLFHIYDALVLTRRNKSARPVGYANNHPEENSTWSSRNMGLLGTVILVFLIIHLYNFFWRARFGELALDSAGVPDLYIVVKESFQQWWYVALYVISMIALAYHLIHGFQSAFQSLGLTHKKYTPFIQQFGYAFSIIVCLGFAAMPLYFFFFE from the coding sequence ATGAATTGGTTTACTAAAACGTTTTCCAGTACAGTCGGACGCAAGATCATCATGTCGATCACGGGTCTTTTCCTCTGCTCTTTCCTGGTGGTTCACCTGATCGGTAACCTGCAGCTCTTTAAAGACGATGGAGGCCTTGCCTTTAATGTTTATTCAGAGTTTATGGGGCACAACCCGGTAATCCGCACTATGGAAATCGTGCTGCTACTGGGCTTTTTGTTCCACATTTACGATGCTTTGGTGCTTACCCGCCGCAACAAAAGTGCGCGCCCTGTAGGTTACGCAAACAATCATCCTGAAGAAAACAGTACCTGGTCATCCCGTAACATGGGTCTTCTGGGCACCGTGATCCTGGTGTTCCTGATCATTCACCTTTACAACTTCTTCTGGCGTGCCCGCTTCGGCGAACTTGCCCTTGACAGCGCAGGTGTACCAGATCTGTATATTGTAGTAAAGGAATCATTTCAGCAGTGGTGGTATGTTGCCTTATACGTAATATCTATGATTGCGCTTGCATACCACTTAATTCATGGTTTCCAGAGTGCTTTCCAGTCATTGGGCCTTACCCACAAGAAGTATACACCGTTCATTCAGCAGTTTGGTTACGCGTTCTCTATCATCGTGTGCCTTGGTTTTGCTGCTATGCCGCTATATTTCTTTTTCTTCGAATAA
- the murG gene encoding undecaprenyldiphospho-muramoylpentapeptide beta-N-acetylglucosaminyltransferase, translating into MPNIQRPYRIIISGGGTGGHIYPAVAIANQIKAINPESEILFVGAQGRMEMTRVPEAGYKIIGLWISGLQRRLTMDNLSFPLKVLSSIRKSHKIIKDFKPDAVVGVGGYASGPLLYAATAQGIPSLIQEQNSYAGITNKLLAKRVNKVCVAYENMGSFFPADKLVLTGNPVRQDILDVSAKRKEALLHFGLTSEKKTILVIGGSLGARTINQSIAAGLKQITDAGYQLIWQTGKGFYAEAKGLEKNYTDQGVRVFDFIKRMDLAYAAADIVVSRAGALSISELCLAAKPAILVPSPNVAEDHQTKNAMALVQQHAAILVRDAEASQKLVQATLQLAQNEQEQKQLSENIKTMARPNAAADIVNELVKLIK; encoded by the coding sequence ATGCCTAATATACAAAGACCATATCGCATCATCATCAGCGGAGGTGGCACAGGTGGGCATATTTACCCGGCGGTAGCTATTGCCAACCAGATTAAAGCTATTAACCCTGAGTCGGAGATCCTGTTTGTGGGAGCCCAGGGCCGTATGGAGATGACACGCGTGCCGGAAGCAGGTTACAAAATTATAGGGCTCTGGATCAGCGGGTTACAGCGTAGGCTTACAATGGATAACCTCTCATTTCCGCTGAAAGTGTTATCAAGTATACGCAAGTCGCACAAGATCATAAAAGACTTTAAACCCGATGCTGTAGTTGGCGTGGGTGGTTATGCCAGTGGTCCGTTGCTGTATGCAGCTACTGCACAAGGTATTCCTTCGCTTATACAGGAGCAAAACTCTTATGCCGGTATCACCAATAAGCTACTGGCAAAGCGTGTGAACAAGGTGTGCGTGGCTTACGAAAACATGGGTAGTTTCTTCCCGGCAGATAAACTTGTACTTACTGGTAACCCGGTTCGCCAGGATATCCTGGATGTATCAGCCAAAAGAAAGGAAGCACTGTTGCATTTCGGGCTAACTTCAGAGAAGAAAACCATACTGGTGATAGGTGGTAGCCTGGGAGCCAGAACTATAAATCAAAGTATAGCAGCAGGTTTAAAACAAATCACAGATGCTGGCTACCAGCTCATCTGGCAGACGGGTAAAGGCTTTTATGCTGAAGCAAAAGGGCTTGAGAAAAACTATACAGATCAGGGGGTACGCGTGTTTGACTTCATCAAGCGCATGGACCTGGCTTATGCAGCAGCAGATATAGTGGTGTCAAGAGCTGGTGCGCTATCAATCTCGGAACTGTGCCTGGCTGCCAAACCAGCTATACTTGTGCCATCGCCAAATGTAGCAGAAGACCATCAAACAAAAAATGCAATGGCTCTGGTGCAGCAGCATGCAGCTATACTTGTACGGGATGCAGAAGCGTCGCAAAAGTTAGTGCAGGCAACCTTACAACTGGCACAAAACGAGCAGGAGCAAAAACAACTCTCTGAAAACATAAAAACAATGGCGCGCCCTAACGCGGCAGCCGATATTGTAAACGAACTTGTAAAACTGATAAAGTGA
- the murC gene encoding UDP-N-acetylmuramate--L-alanine ligase, protein MRLEDYKYIYFLGIGGIGMSAIARWFHAKGFPVWGYDKTSTPLTQALEQEGIKVHYDDDVANLPQEIIRDKENTLVILTPAIPAEHTEWAYLKEQGYTIKKRSEVLGIITANAFTIAVAGTHGKTTTSSMVTHLLHHAGVDASAFLGGIATNINSNLLISKGECEKEMVVVEADEYDRSFLTLFPDIAIVTSADPDHLDIYGDSEELIRTFQRFISQIKPRGFLLLNKNTDPRLTAQIQPGVRIINYSLDAGDAHIQGLTIDGRWFKFDVESTFGNIGSLSLGVPGFHNAENVLAAILVAQILQVPEEQIRGGVETYNGVKRRFEFVYEGKGVVYIDDYAHHPKEIDAFMSSVRALYPNKRIKVIFQPHLYTRTRDFANEFAESLSKADEVVLLDIYPAREKPIPGVTSEMLLERITCPVKSLITKAEIVDKLALNIDFEVLATIGAGDIDTLVKPIKNILEKV, encoded by the coding sequence GTGAGACTGGAAGACTACAAGTATATCTACTTTTTAGGCATTGGTGGTATTGGTATGAGCGCCATTGCCAGATGGTTTCATGCCAAAGGTTTTCCGGTGTGGGGTTATGATAAAACCAGTACTCCGCTCACCCAGGCGCTGGAGCAGGAAGGTATAAAAGTGCATTACGATGATGATGTAGCAAATCTTCCGCAGGAAATTATTCGGGATAAAGAAAATACGCTGGTGATACTTACTCCGGCCATACCTGCCGAGCACACTGAATGGGCTTACCTGAAAGAACAGGGTTATACTATAAAGAAACGTTCTGAAGTGTTGGGCATCATTACAGCCAATGCGTTTACAATTGCAGTGGCTGGTACGCATGGTAAAACAACTACTTCGTCTATGGTCACACATTTGCTGCACCATGCCGGGGTAGATGCTTCCGCTTTTTTAGGTGGTATCGCTACTAACATTAATTCTAACCTGCTCATCAGTAAAGGGGAGTGCGAAAAGGAGATGGTAGTGGTAGAAGCTGATGAATATGACCGTTCTTTCCTGACCCTGTTTCCGGATATTGCAATCGTAACTTCCGCAGACCCAGACCATTTAGATATTTATGGTGACAGCGAGGAACTGATACGCACCTTTCAGAGGTTCATAAGCCAGATAAAACCAAGAGGCTTTTTGTTACTGAATAAGAATACAGATCCACGTTTAACAGCCCAGATTCAGCCTGGTGTTCGCATCATAAACTATAGTTTAGATGCCGGAGATGCTCATATTCAGGGGCTTACTATAGATGGTCGCTGGTTTAAATTTGATGTTGAAAGTACATTTGGTAACATAGGCTCACTTAGCCTTGGAGTACCTGGTTTTCATAATGCCGAGAACGTACTGGCAGCTATACTTGTAGCGCAAATTCTGCAAGTGCCTGAAGAGCAGATTCGTGGCGGAGTGGAAACTTATAATGGAGTAAAACGACGTTTCGAATTTGTATATGAAGGCAAAGGTGTAGTATACATCGACGACTATGCACACCATCCGAAAGAGATTGATGCTTTCATGTCTTCGGTGCGTGCCCTGTACCCAAACAAGCGAATTAAAGTGATATTTCAGCCGCACCTTTATACCCGCACCCGCGACTTCGCAAATGAGTTTGCAGAGAGCCTAAGCAAGGCGGATGAAGTAGTGTTGCTGGACATATACCCGGCCCGCGAAAAACCTATACCTGGAGTAACTTCTGAGATGCTTCTGGAGCGGATAACCTGCCCTGTAAAATCGTTGATAACAAAGGCCGAAATTGTGGATAAATTAGCTCTAAACATTGATTTTGAAGTGTTGGCAACTATAGGAGCAGGGGATATTGATACATTGGTAAAGCCTATCAAAAATATTTTAGAAAAAGTGTAG
- the ftsZ gene encoding cell division protein FtsZ: MSMYTFDLPSSSKSIIKVIGVGGGGSNAVNHMYNQGIKDVEFIICNTDAQALKSSSVPTRLAIGQNLTEGLGAGANPEKGRQAALESKEEIREMLSNDTKMVFITAGMGGGTGTGAAPVIAKVAKELGILTVGIVTAPFGFEGRKKKQAAEDGVKELSENCDTILVILNDKLREMFGNLTIREAFAKADNVLTTAAKSIAEIITVTAEVNVDFEDVKTVMKDSGAAVMGSAITEGEGRALRAAEEALSSPLLNNTDIHGAQKILLSIMSGEQAELEMDELTEITEYIQDKAGQEAEVIFGHGIDADLGQSIRVTVIATGFASSSDNLMEPKKTVFDLESQKKIEVVEPAKPEVVEVTTFVPKQVVAPAPVAQAPAPAPIPAPAPAPQYEAARKPVEQPQPNRIVFDLGSSNVADSFYAPQVDTRAARELEERELMQRRQEERRERLRRLSSEITSEAIKEKLEVPAYLRRNVALESVAHSSERNISRFNLNDDNEILGDNRFLHDNVD; the protein is encoded by the coding sequence ATGAGCATGTACACTTTCGACTTACCGTCAAGCAGTAAGTCTATCATTAAGGTGATTGGTGTCGGGGGCGGTGGAAGCAACGCTGTGAACCATATGTATAACCAGGGCATTAAAGATGTTGAGTTTATCATATGTAATACCGATGCGCAGGCCCTTAAAAGCAGCAGCGTTCCTACAAGACTAGCCATTGGCCAAAACCTGACGGAAGGTCTGGGTGCTGGTGCCAACCCTGAGAAAGGCCGCCAAGCCGCTCTGGAAAGTAAAGAAGAGATCCGTGAAATGCTGAGCAATGATACCAAAATGGTATTTATTACAGCTGGTATGGGTGGTGGTACCGGTACTGGCGCTGCCCCGGTTATCGCAAAAGTTGCCAAAGAGCTTGGTATACTTACTGTAGGTATAGTTACAGCCCCATTTGGCTTCGAAGGCCGTAAGAAAAAGCAGGCTGCTGAAGACGGTGTTAAAGAACTAAGCGAGAATTGCGACACGATCCTGGTTATCTTGAACGACAAGTTGCGCGAGATGTTCGGTAACCTGACCATTCGTGAAGCATTTGCAAAAGCTGATAACGTGTTAACTACAGCTGCTAAATCTATAGCTGAGATTATTACAGTAACAGCTGAAGTAAACGTGGACTTTGAAGACGTTAAAACGGTAATGAAAGATTCTGGTGCCGCAGTGATGGGTTCTGCGATAACAGAAGGCGAAGGCCGTGCGTTACGTGCAGCTGAAGAAGCTCTTTCATCTCCGTTATTGAATAACACTGATATCCACGGTGCTCAGAAAATCCTTCTATCTATCATGTCTGGTGAGCAGGCAGAACTTGAAATGGACGAACTGACTGAGATCACAGAATATATCCAGGATAAAGCTGGCCAGGAGGCTGAGGTAATCTTTGGTCATGGTATCGATGCTGACCTGGGTCAGAGCATCCGTGTTACTGTAATTGCAACAGGCTTTGCCAGCAGTTCAGATAACCTGATGGAGCCAAAGAAGACAGTATTTGACCTGGAAAGCCAAAAAAAAATTGAAGTTGTAGAGCCGGCTAAGCCAGAGGTAGTAGAAGTTACTACTTTTGTACCCAAGCAGGTTGTTGCGCCAGCTCCTGTAGCTCAGGCACCAGCACCAGCTCCAATCCCTGCACCTGCTCCAGCACCACAGTATGAGGCAGCTCGTAAACCTGTTGAGCAACCACAGCCAAACCGTATAGTGTTTGATCTGGGTTCTTCAAACGTAGCGGATTCCTTCTATGCTCCACAGGTTGATACCCGTGCTGCACGTGAACTGGAAGAGCGTGAATTAATGCAGCGCAGGCAGGAAGAGCGCCGTGAGCGCCTTCGCAGGCTAAGCTCTGAGATTACTTCTGAAGCGATCAAAGAAAAGTTAGAGGTTCCTGCTTACTTGCGTCGTAATGTAGCATTGGAGTCTGTTGCACACTCTTCTGAGCGTAACATTTCCCGCTTCAACCTGAACGATGATAACGAAATACTTGGCGATAACCGTTTTCTACACGATAACGTTGACTAA
- a CDS encoding NADPH-dependent FMN reductase — MITLISGTNRPESNSIAIVKMYAKLLQKHDIPYQILDLAELPSDFISTALYDNTGKNEQFNKLADMISNSDKFVFVVPEYNSSYPGVLKAFIDGLSYPNTFKNKKGALIGLSSGMQGSGLALSHLSDVLNYLGMHIMAMRLKLAHIEKNFDGTQLTNQLYQELLEQHVEQFLKF; from the coding sequence ATGATCACACTTATTTCAGGAACAAACAGACCTGAATCTAATAGTATAGCCATTGTAAAAATGTATGCTAAGCTCCTGCAGAAGCATGATATACCTTATCAGATATTAGACTTAGCTGAACTTCCTTCTGATTTTATTTCTACGGCCCTTTACGATAATACAGGAAAGAATGAGCAGTTCAACAAACTGGCAGACATGATTTCTAATTCAGATAAGTTTGTTTTTGTAGTACCAGAGTATAACTCATCCTACCCGGGCGTGCTAAAAGCCTTTATTGATGGTCTCTCCTATCCTAACACGTTTAAGAATAAAAAGGGAGCTTTAATAGGCTTATCTTCGGGCATGCAGGGCAGTGGGCTAGCACTTAGCCACTTATCTGATGTGCTGAACTACCTTGGAATGCATATAATGGCTATGCGCCTTAAATTAGCTCATATTGAAAAGAACTTCGATGGCACGCAATTGACTAACCAATTATACCAGGAGTTATTGGAGCAGCACGTAGAGCAGTTTCTGAAATTTTAA
- a CDS encoding succinate dehydrogenase/fumarate reductase iron-sulfur subunit — protein MDLTLKVWRQKNKDAAGAMVTYPVKGISPDMSFLEMLDVLNEDLLRRGDDPIAFDHDCREGICGMCSLFINGRAHGPERGTTTCQLHMRHFKDGDTITIEPWRAAAFPVHKDLVVDRSAFDRIQQAGGYVSVNTGGVPDANSIPIPKTIADKAFDAATCIQCGACVAACKNASAMLFVSAKVSQLALLPQGQAERKTRVENMVAQMDVEGFGACTNIGSCAAECPVGISLENIAMLRREYISAKATSENLA, from the coding sequence ATGGACCTGACACTAAAGGTTTGGCGCCAAAAAAATAAAGATGCGGCAGGTGCTATGGTAACATACCCTGTTAAAGGTATTTCCCCGGACATGTCATTCCTGGAGATGCTGGATGTACTTAATGAGGACCTGTTGCGCCGTGGTGATGATCCTATTGCTTTCGACCACGACTGTCGCGAAGGTATTTGTGGTATGTGTAGCTTGTTCATTAACGGTCGTGCGCATGGTCCTGAGCGTGGGACAACTACGTGCCAGCTGCACATGCGCCACTTTAAAGATGGCGACACTATTACCATTGAACCATGGAGAGCAGCTGCGTTCCCGGTACACAAAGACCTTGTTGTAGACCGTTCAGCTTTTGACCGTATTCAGCAGGCTGGAGGTTATGTATCGGTTAACACAGGTGGTGTACCTGATGCCAATTCTATTCCTATTCCAAAAACCATAGCTGATAAAGCATTTGATGCTGCAACCTGTATCCAATGCGGTGCTTGTGTAGCGGCCTGTAAAAATGCATCAGCAATGCTATTTGTTAGTGCAAAGGTATCTCAGCTTGCTTTGTTACCACAAGGTCAGGCAGAGCGTAAAACTCGTGTTGAGAACATGGTGGCTCAGATGGATGTAGAAGGATTTGGAGCATGTACAAACATCGGATCTTGCGCTGCAGAATGCCCAGTAGGTATCTCACTGGAGAACATTGCCATGTTGAGAAGAGAATATATTTCAGCTAAGGCTACTTCAGAAAACTTAGCTTAA
- a CDS encoding cell division protein FtsQ/DivIB, which yields MSINIDNEYNNYFIGDKEIKDLLTRDGERKLEGISNKNIDLKNLEKRIEAHKFVEDAEVYRGLDGNIKVNVKQNRPIARIIRPDQDVYIDVEGHILPLSDRYTARVIPITKSALLKPLNQEFFQDSTGQAYLSLLQFIENDEFWKAQLAQMHIDGKGKVSFLPQVGDHTIEFGKPFNPEQKFKKLMIFYKEVLPVMGWDKYKRVNVEYEDQIICE from the coding sequence GTGTCAATAAATATTGATAATGAATACAATAATTACTTTATTGGGGATAAAGAAATAAAAGACCTGCTAACCCGAGATGGCGAGCGAAAATTAGAAGGCATTTCCAATAAAAACATTGACCTGAAGAACCTTGAAAAACGCATTGAAGCACATAAATTTGTGGAAGATGCAGAAGTATACCGGGGACTCGATGGCAATATCAAAGTAAATGTTAAACAAAACAGGCCTATAGCAAGAATTATACGACCAGATCAAGATGTATACATCGATGTAGAAGGGCACATCCTGCCCCTTTCAGACCGATACACCGCTCGTGTAATCCCTATTACAAAGTCGGCTCTTTTAAAACCCCTGAACCAGGAGTTTTTTCAGGATTCGACCGGCCAAGCTTACCTTTCATTACTACAGTTCATTGAGAACGACGAGTTCTGGAAGGCCCAATTAGCCCAAATGCATATAGATGGCAAGGGTAAAGTTTCTTTTCTGCCGCAGGTTGGCGACCATACCATAGAGTTTGGAAAGCCATTTAACCCGGAGCAGAAATTTAAGAAGCTGATGATCTTTTATAAGGAAGTGCTGCCTGTAATGGGTTGGGACAAATATAAAAGAGTGAATGTAGAGTACGAAGATCAGATAATTTGCGAATAA
- the ftsA gene encoding cell division protein FtsA, with protein MQNDKIVVGLDIGTTKVCALVGRRNEYGKLEILGMGKAASEGVVRGMVSNIDKTVEAIRKAVSQAEAQADINIGVVNVGIAGQHIKSLQHNGSITRAVTDNEITVEDVNRLTNDMYRLVTPPGSEIIHVMPQEYKVDYEEGIVDPVGMSGVRLEGNFHIITAQSNAISNINKCIARAGLEIDQLILEPLASCMSVLSEEEKEAGVALVDIGGGTTDVAIFKDNIIRHTAVLPFGGNIITSDIKQGCMVMQNQAEQLKVKFGKAIADEASENEIVSIPGLRDRTPKEISLKNLAYIIEARMEEIVELVYAEIVRSGYANSLAAGIVITGGGAQLQNLVQLVEYISGMDTRIGYPNEHLGKSKVDAVKSPMYATSVGLVLAGYQSLDQRGAEKITEVPERKEYQKPAQKSGNKEGGIISMIKGFLSDDIDNNKQSY; from the coding sequence ATGCAGAACGACAAAATAGTAGTAGGCTTGGACATCGGAACAACCAAAGTTTGCGCACTGGTAGGTCGGAGAAACGAGTATGGTAAGCTGGAGATCCTGGGTATGGGAAAAGCAGCTTCTGAGGGAGTGGTACGTGGTATGGTCAGCAACATCGACAAGACGGTAGAAGCTATTAGAAAAGCTGTAAGTCAGGCCGAAGCGCAGGCAGATATCAACATTGGTGTAGTGAATGTGGGGATTGCCGGTCAGCATATCAAGAGTTTGCAACACAATGGCAGCATTACCCGTGCCGTTACGGATAATGAGATTACAGTGGAAGATGTAAACCGCTTAACCAACGATATGTACCGTTTGGTTACACCTCCGGGCAGCGAGATCATCCATGTAATGCCACAGGAATACAAAGTTGATTACGAAGAAGGTATTGTAGATCCGGTAGGAATGTCTGGGGTGCGTCTGGAAGGTAACTTCCATATCATAACCGCTCAGTCAAATGCTATCAGCAACATAAACAAATGTATTGCCCGTGCTGGCCTCGAGATCGATCAGCTTATACTTGAGCCATTGGCATCTTGCATGTCGGTGCTGAGTGAAGAAGAGAAAGAAGCTGGTGTAGCCTTGGTTGATATTGGTGGCGGTACAACAGATGTTGCTATCTTTAAAGACAATATTATACGTCATACAGCAGTTCTACCTTTCGGCGGTAACATCATCACCTCTGATATTAAGCAGGGCTGCATGGTAATGCAGAACCAGGCTGAGCAGCTGAAAGTTAAATTTGGTAAAGCTATTGCAGACGAAGCGTCTGAAAATGAGATTGTTTCGATACCAGGTTTAAGAGACCGTACACCTAAAGAGATATCTTTGAAAAATCTTGCTTATATTATCGAGGCAAGAATGGAAGAGATCGTGGAGCTGGTATATGCAGAGATCGTTCGTAGTGGCTACGCAAACAGCCTGGCAGCAGGTATTGTAATTACAGGTGGCGGTGCTCAGCTTCAGAATCTGGTGCAGTTAGTAGAGTATATCTCTGGTATGGATACCCGAATTGGTTACCCGAACGAGCACTTAGGTAAATCTAAAGTAGATGCTGTTAAGAGCCCGATGTATGCTACAAGCGTAGGCCTTGTGCTTGCAGGTTACCAGTCACTGGATCAGCGTGGAGCAGAAAAGATCACTGAAGTACCAGAAAGAAAAGAATATCAAAAGCCAGCACAGAAATCTGGCAATAAAGAAGGCGGTATCATTAGCATGATCAAAGGCTTCTTATCAGATGACATAGACAACAACAAACAAAGTTATTAA